The following proteins are encoded in a genomic region of bacterium:
- a CDS encoding cold-shock protein codes for MGNTKKYGRVKWFDSRKGYGFIQLEDGSGDVFVHFSDIEGEGYKTLEEGQRVKFDVERTNKGPKAVHVEKA; via the coding sequence ATGGGTAACACCAAGAAGTACGGGCGGGTCAAATGGTTTGACTCGCGGAAAGGCTACGGATTCATCCAGCTTGAGGATGGATCTGGTGATGTGTTTGTCCACTTCTCCGACATAGAAGGAGAGGGATACAAGACACTGGAAGAGGGGCAGCGCGTGAAGTTCGATGTGGAAAGGACCAATAAAGGACCCAAAGCTGTTCACGTAGAAAAGGCGTAA
- the lgt gene encoding prolipoprotein diacylglyceryl transferase, protein MHPILFRIGPLEIRTWGLLVLIGFIVGIGYVAKRAKILGVSTERIWDFGFWVALSAIVGSRAFYVLYHIPYFKEHPSEIIKFWEGGAVFFGGFLFALITGIVYLVRNKRHLPFWPIADFASEALALGMFFGRWGCFFNGCCFGKETSLPWAVVFPPGSPAYEVMDSLHIHPSQLYESFANLILFFILLKLEQKKPFDGFIFLVYLFFASFIRFLVDFTRYYEPENVYFLTVNQWISIAIMLVSLVLYFVLRKKTASN, encoded by the coding sequence ATGCATCCAATTCTCTTCAGGATAGGTCCCCTTGAGATTCGTACCTGGGGCTTGCTCGTATTAATAGGTTTTATCGTTGGAATTGGCTACGTTGCTAAAAGAGCCAAGATTTTGGGTGTTAGCACGGAGAGGATTTGGGATTTTGGCTTCTGGGTTGCCCTTTCAGCAATAGTGGGTTCAAGAGCCTTTTACGTTCTGTATCATATTCCTTACTTTAAAGAACATCCGTCAGAGATAATCAAATTTTGGGAAGGTGGAGCCGTTTTTTTCGGCGGATTCCTTTTTGCCCTCATTACTGGCATTGTTTATCTTGTGAGAAACAAAAGGCACCTTCCCTTTTGGCCTATAGCAGATTTTGCCTCTGAGGCCCTTGCCCTCGGTATGTTCTTTGGAAGGTGGGGATGCTTTTTCAATGGGTGTTGTTTTGGTAAAGAGACGAGTCTTCCTTGGGCTGTGGTATTTCCTCCTGGCTCACCAGCCTATGAAGTTATGGATTCCCTTCATATTCATCCCTCCCAGCTTTATGAATCCTTTGCAAACCTGATTTTATTTTTCATTTTGCTTAAACTTGAGCAAAAGAAGCCCTTTGATGGTTTTATTTTCCTGGTCTATCTGTTCTTTGCCTCTTTTATAAGGTTTCTCGTTGATTTTACAAGATATTACGAACCTGAAAATGTCTATTTCCTAACGGTAAATCAGTGGATATCTATTGCGATAATGCTTGTTTCTCTTGTTTTGTATTTTGTTTTGCGTAAAAAAACTGCAAGCAATTAG